The Granulicella sibirica genome has a segment encoding these proteins:
- a CDS encoding NAD(P)-dependent oxidoreductase, with translation MGLGELGSPMAANLLDSGYDLTVYNRTPSKAEPLVKRGAQLASDPLEVAAKGGVVVSLLWDSDTTESVVTPEFLARMEGGVHVCMCTGSPEAAKRLARLHEEHGSAYVEAPIFGRPEAAKARQLAISYVGSQVAKDRVKPLLTAMGAHALFDMGEQPGIPTVLKQLGNFLIFSAASSLKEGLGIAESAGLDPTAAINMLTATLFPAPIYRDYGKAVAEKKHVDASPIPAKDLGLFRQLAVEHGQPNPITLMLLQLMSPSNQ, from the coding sequence ATGGGACTTGGAGAGCTAGGATCTCCGATGGCTGCGAACTTACTGGACAGCGGCTACGATCTTACGGTCTACAACCGGACCCCGAGTAAGGCCGAGCCACTCGTCAAGCGAGGAGCGCAACTTGCAAGCGATCCTCTGGAGGTCGCGGCAAAGGGTGGAGTCGTTGTGTCGCTTCTTTGGGACTCCGACACAACGGAGAGCGTCGTAACTCCCGAGTTCCTTGCCCGAATGGAAGGGGGCGTACATGTCTGCATGTGTACCGGATCACCTGAGGCCGCGAAAAGACTGGCCAGACTGCATGAAGAGCATGGCTCAGCTTACGTTGAGGCCCCCATCTTCGGGCGCCCAGAGGCCGCCAAAGCACGTCAGCTCGCCATTTCTTACGTCGGCTCTCAGGTAGCCAAGGATCGAGTGAAACCACTACTCACGGCCATGGGTGCTCATGCGCTCTTCGATATGGGAGAACAGCCCGGAATTCCCACCGTACTCAAGCAACTTGGGAACTTCCTTATCTTCTCGGCTGCGAGTTCCTTGAAGGAAGGTCTCGGTATTGCGGAAAGCGCCGGACTGGACCCAACCGCCGCAATAAACATGCTGACGGCAACTCTGTTTCCAGCACCGATTTACCGCGATTACGGGAAAGCTGTTGCCGAAAAGAAGCATGTGGATGCATCGCCCATTCCGGCAAAGGACCTGGGGCTCTTCAGGCAACTGGCAGTCGAACACGGTCAGCCGAATCCAATCACGCTCATGCTGCTCCAGTTGATGAGCCCCAGCAATCAGTGA